A region from the Melanotaenia boesemani isolate fMelBoe1 chromosome 11, fMelBoe1.pri, whole genome shotgun sequence genome encodes:
- the golga3 gene encoding golgin subfamily A member 3 isoform X3: MEMDTGQPEIAQMEANTYQDDQGIKSKEAETRFLECETQLKQGLENPQNTKEIHNGPVTSDVIPNGNGVVAGLNAAGDALRNGPLPPTAPPQSTSSPVNSQTQEPSQANKKPSLEMENEEKIRLEARRRLEEQLKQYRVQRHKERSHRSNAKNRPFSTLDPELMLHPEALPRANAVAMTKEYSFLRTSVPRGPKLGSLGIPPAKERKSRSPRPSKIHSLADLKSPENEGGSGGGGGGMKMADNAGGSLQSTISTVSTLSEVSVVSECSTCETETQLSVSLQVSDNVSEIDGSESGARPGNDGNDSDSSSYSSVSTRGTYGMLSTAVERQRGPYTVEGKEIAPEAMGQFPSLQEVLQAASEEQHLLEMEQETEGTAEPRSRRDSFSSSVSLESSVMGHDDMLQVLKEKMRLEGQLESLSSEASQALKEKTELQAQLATVNAQLQAQKEDAQTSQEKQSALTTEVGTLRQNCSQLEKAMVELQGSLESKNASLTSLSNDLKVSEDQYNRLMVKVEELQNNVTSRDNTVQDLRNQMGGLQSQLQQVQLERSTLQSRLKTSQAEIDSLQQVRQWYQQQLALAQEARVRLQSEMANMQAGKMTQIGVVEHLKLENVTLSHQLTETQHRSIKEKERIAVQLQSIEADMLTQEAAYKQIQDAKTMVEDDLQHKLEEFEEERDRLIKLANTASTLERELEQVKFTLSQKDVQLQSLQKEHLELMRQLTTTQENLHTKEQSINQLEARYLELEAQLAELQTENSTKDDNIQYLQNEKIVLEVALQAARADKSQLDEGAERLGEDVLVASELLDQLRQEVQIKASQIETLQQENNSLKKQAQKLKEQFQQQKVMVEAYRRDAISKDQLISELKSTKKRLLVEVKDLKQELQGAQGEKQKAELEQARLQKEVARVQEQMNNMEAHLQAIQTERDQLETQIQSLQFDQNQLAAVTQENEGLRKQVEQMEGEAKKAISEQKVRMKRLGTDLTSAQKEMKAKHKAYENAVGILSRRLQEALTDKETAEAELVKLKAQVSDGGNSQVLQEKIEALQAELQAVTNSKTMLEKELQEVITLTSTELEEYQEKVLELEDELQESRCFKKRIRKLEDANKKLALELEHEKGKLTGLAQSHNALREHANILESALAKREADLVQLNLQVQAVLKRKEEEDQQMKQMVQTLQLALEKEKNKVKDLKEQVAAAKAEAAHNRRHYRAAMLELSEIKKDLQAKEDLVKALQSEAQKLQAQDDQHTQDVSRFQEELAEANAQLQILQKQLDEELAKQPLTNQEVEDLKWEVEQRQREIEAQKQQLEMMEQCHHRELDNLQTALQNIKVELESVQEELTSTRKDKFMLQAKVGELRNSMKTVLLQNQQLKQDLKQSRLKKQRMELKSDGNPSNPMTPVKIPDCPVPASLLDELLKPSTSVNKEPLNNLHNCLRQLKEEMDSLQKQMEEHTVTVHESMSSWANAEEGLAQLGLQNNNSRSSTVVNNMVENNNEADQQQS, encoded by the exons atggaaATGGATACTGGCCAACCAGAGATAGCACAGATGGAAGCCAATACTTATCAAGATGACCAAGGTATAAAATCCAAAGAGGCTGAAACCCGTTTTCTGGAATGTGAAACACAGTTGAAACAAGGGCTGGAGAATCCTCAAAATACAAAGGAAATTCACAATG GCCCTGTCACTTCAGATGTGATTCCAAATGGAAATGGAGTAGTAGCTGGCCTCAATGCTGCAGGGGACGCCCTCAGAAATGGGCCCCTGCCTCCAACAGCTCCTCCCCAGAGCACCAGCTCCCCTGTCAACTCGCAGACCCAAGAGCCTTCCCAAG CCAACAAGAAGCCATCACTGGAGATGGAGAATGAGGAAAAGATTCGCTTGGAGGCTCGCCGCCGTCTGGAGGAGCAACTCAAGCAATACAGAGTGCAGCGACATAAGGAAAGG TCTCACCGCTCCAATGCTAAAAACAGACCATTCAGCACTCTAGATCCAGAACTTATGTTGCATCCCGAGGCACTACCCCGGGCTAATGCCGTTGCTATGACCAAGGAGTATTCTTTCCTGAGGACCAGTGTTCCGCGTGGCCCCAAGCTTGGTAGCTTGGGAATTCCCCCTGCCAAGGAGAGAAAGTCAAGGTCACCTCGCCCAAGTAAGATCCACTCCTTGGCTGATTTAAAATCTCCTGAGAATGAAGGTGGGAgtgggggaggaggaggtggcaTGAAGATGGCAGATAACGCTGGTGGCTCCCTCCAGTCCACCATCAGCACTGTGTCCACACTATCCGAGGTCAGTGTGGTGTCAGAGTGCAGCACTTGTGAGACAGAGACACAGCTCAGTGTTTCACTCCAAGTCAGTGACAATGTGTCAGAAATTGATGGCAGTGAATCAGGAGCAAGGCCAGGGAATGATGGCAATGATAGTGACAGCTCCTCGTATAGCAGCGTGTCCACCAGGGGAACCTATGGCATGCTCTCTACTGCAGTGGAAAGGCAACGGGGACCTTACACTGTGGAGGGGAAGGAAATTGCCCCTGAGGCCATGGGTCAGTTCCCCTCCCTACAGGAGGTGCTGCAGGCAGCCAGTGAGGAGCAGCACCTGCTGGAAATGGAGCAGGAGACAGAAGGAACAGCAGAGCCTCGCAGCCGCAGGGACAGTTTCTCCAgcag TGTTTCTCTGGAGAGTTCTGTGATGGGACACGACGACATGCTCCaggtgctgaaagagaaaatgagacTAGAGGGTCAGTTGGAATCTTTGTCTTCTGAGGCCAGTCAG GCTCTCAAGGAGAAGACAGAGCTTCAGGCCCAGCTTGCTACAGTGAATGCTCAGCTGCAGGCTCAAAAGGAGGACGCTCAAACCAGCCAGGAGAAGCAGAGTGCCCTCACTACGGAGGTTGGCACACTACGACAGAACTGCAGTCAGTTAGAGAAGGCCATGGTGGAGCTCCAGGGCAGTCTGGAGAGCAAAAATGCCAGCCTGACTTCTCTCAGCAATGATCTGAAGGTTTCTGAAGACCAATACAACAGACTGATGGTGAAGGTTGAGGAGTTGCAAAACAATGTAACTTCAAGGGACAATACTG TTCAAGATTTACGCAATCAGATGGGTGGCCTGCAGAGTCAGCTTCAGCAGGTGCAGCTGGAGCGCAGCACCTTACAGAGCCGGCTTAAGACTTCCCAGGCAGAGATTGACTCACTCCAGCAGGTCAGGCAGTGGtaccagcagcagctagcacTGGCCCAGGAGGCAAGAGTACGACTGCAAAGTGAAATGGCCAACATGCAG GCCGGAAAGATGACTCAGATTGGTGTTGTGGAACATCTGAAGCTGGAAAATGTGACACTTTCTCATCAACTTACAGAGACCCAACACCGCTCCATCAAAGAAAAAGAGCGCAttgctgtgcagctgcagagcaTTGAG GCTGACATGTTAACACAAGAGGCTGCTTATAAGCAGATCCAGGATGCAAAAACTATGGTGGAAGATGATCTACAGCACAAACTAGAGGAGTTTGAAGAGGAGAGAGATCGACTAATTAAACTAGCCAACACAGCCAGCACCCTGGAGAGGGAACTCGAGCAG GTGAAGTTTACCCTTTCCCAAAAGGATGTGCAGCTGCAGTCACTTCAGAAAGAACATCTGGAGCTGATGCGGCAGCTGACGACCACTCAGGAGAATCTTCATACCAAAGAACAGTCCATCAACCAGTTGGAGGCTCGGTACCTGGAACTTGAAGCCCAGCTGGCCGAACTGCAGACGGAGAACAGCACCAAGGATGATAACATCCAGTACCTCCAGAATGAGAAAATTGTCCTGGAGGTTGCACTTCAGGCAGCCCGAGCTGATAAGAGCCAACTTGACGAGGGTGCTGAGCGACTGGGAGAGGATGTTTTAGTGGCCTCAGAGTTATTGGATCAGCTCAGACAGGAAGTCCAAATCAAAGCCAGTCAG ATTGAAACCCTGCAACAAGAAAACAATTCCCTGAAGAAACAAGCtcagaaattaaaggaacagTTCCAGCAACAAAAA GTGATGGTGGAAGCATATCGCCGGGATGCCATCTCCAAGGACCAGTTAATCAGTGAGCTCAAGTCCACCAAAAAGCGTCTGTTGGTGGAGGTGAAAGACCTGAAGCAGGAGCTGCAAGGGGCTCAGGGTGAGAAGCAGAAGGCAGAGCTTGAGCAGGCTCGGTTGCAGAAGGAAGTGGCAAGAGTCCAGGAGCAAATGAATAACATGGAAGCCCATTTGCAAGCCATTCAGACAGAAAGGGACCAGCTAGAAACCCAGATTCAG TCTCTGCAGTTCGATCAGAACCAGCTGGCGGCCGTGACTCAAGAGAATGAGGGCCTGAGGAAGCAGGTGGAGCAAATGGAAGGAGAAGCCAAGAA GGCGATCTCAGAGCAGAAGGTGCGCATGAAGAGGCTGGGAACAGACTTGACCAGTGCTCAGAAGGAGATGAAAGCTAAACACAAGGCCTACGAAAATGCTGTGGGCATTTTGAGCAGAAGGCTCCAAGAGGCTCTGACTGACAAGGAGACAGCAGAAGCAGAGTTAGTCAAACTCAAGGCCCAGGTGTCAGATGGAGGAAACAGCCAAGTCTTACAG GAGAAGATTGAGGCTTTACAGGCTGAGCTGCAAGCCGTTACAAACAGCAAGACAATGTTAGAAAAGGAGCTGCAAGAAGTGATCACTCTCACTTCCACAGAGCTGGAGGAATATCAGGAGAAGGTTCTGGAGCTCGAGGATGAG cttCAAGAGTCTCGCTGCTTCAAGAAACGGATCAGGAAGTTAGAAGATGCCAACAAAAAGTTGGCACTTGAGTTGGAACACGAAAAAGGGAAACTGACTGGATTAGCACAGTCCCATAATGCATTGCGAGAACATGCTAATATTTTGGAATCTGCCTTGGCAAAAAGGGAGGCAGATCTTGTTCAGCTCAACTTGCAG GTTCAAGCTGTTCTGAAGcgtaaagaggaggaggaccaACAAATGAAACAGATGGTGCAAACTTTACAGCTCGctttggagaaagaaaaaaacaaagtcaaggACTTGAAAGAGCAG gtggcagcagcaaagGCAGAGGCAGCCCACAATAGAAGGCACTACAGGGCAGCCATGCTGGAGCTGTCAGAGATCAAGAAGGACTTGCAGGCCAAAGAGGACCTTGTCAAAGCGCTGCAGAGTGAAGCTCAGAAACTACA AGCTCAGGATGACCAGCACACTCAGGATGTTTCCAGGTTTCAAGAGGAGCTTGCTGAAGCTAATGCTCAGCTTCAGATCCTCCAGAAGCAACTCGATGAGGAGCTAGCTAAGCAGCCCCTCACCAACCAAGAG GTTGAAGACCTGAAATGGGAGGTGGAGCAGAGGCAGAGGGAGATTGAAGCtcagaagcagcagctggagatgatggaaCAATGCCACCACAGGGAGCTTGATAATTTACAGACAGCTCTGCAG AACATCAAGGTGGAGCTGGAGTCTGTGCAGGAGGAGCTGACCAGCACCAGGAAGGACAAATTTATGCTACAAGCCAAAGTGGGTGAACTGAGAAACAGCATGAAGACAGTCCTGCTGCAAAACCAGCAACTCAAACAAGATCTCAAACAGAGTCGCCTTAAAAAG cagcgcaTGGAGTTAAAGAGCGATGGGAACCCATCCAATCCAATGACGCCTGTTAAGATCCCAGACTGTCCAGTGCCTGCCTCTCTGCTGGATGAGTTATTGAAACCGTCAACGTCTGTCAATAAGGAACCTCTCAACAACCTGCACAACTGTCTGCGGCAGCTTAA GGAGGAGATGGACAGCCTCCAGAAACAGATGGAAGAACACACAGTAACAGTACATGAGTCAATGAGCTCATGGGCAAACGCAGAGGAGGGACTGGCTCAACTGGGGCTTCAAAACAACAACTCCAGATCGTCAACAGTGGTAAACAACATGGTGGAAAACAATAATGAAGCAGACCAGCAGCAATCATAA